GGGTTGGGGAGGCTTCGGCAATGCTGCAgatcccttacacacaagtgtgtgtctgctcagaaacaaagcctgagacagagagagggagcaaggcaggcagagtgaggaaaaaggaaacttcagaaaactccaaccCCCAGAGGAGAggtattgaatcaattaaccgattaaacaattatccaaatgaaattgtgcccacccatctcgttcagataatcgaggttcctctatttATTTTACTGCTGTTTCTTTCTATCTCTTGACATCAGATCTTCATAGGTTCAAAATGATTTAACTGTTTTGTGTTTTTATGTTTTATTCTGATCTACAAGCAATTACTATCTACTTGCTTTCTTAAGATtgcacatttatctgaaatactTTGCACTTTTTAGTCAAAAAttcataaaaatataaaaattcaaTTCCTATGGATTTTACAGAAATAAATTAAGCTTACCCTTCTTTATTCTCCTAACAGGACCATCATTTTTTTTGATACGCCGCCTCTTGTCACTGGATGCTATTTGCTCTGGTGGAACCAGGTGCCGAGCATCGTAAGTTAAGCCAACTCTATAAAGATGTCCTCGCACATGATTTGACAAACCCACACCAGTGTCAAATACAGCTGGACAGTAGGGGCATGGTCGTTTCTCAGTATGAAAATCAGTCCAATTATAGGTGATATTAAGTGGAGCATCACGTTGATAAAGGACTGGATCCATAACATCTATACATCTAGCGTCACTATTAAAATGAAAATCTTCATTAACAAAATGGTCGTGGGAAGGATCTTGATATTCTGTAGAATAAAGACTTTGGTTACCATAGTCATTGTTGCCATAATCATGAATGCTAGTATCAAAATCATCGAAATCGTCATCATCGTCACTCTCATCATAAGTATCAAAATCATCGATTCCATTTTCGTCAATTATCTGAACTTCAGTACTGAAATAATGAGTTTGTTTGTCACCAATATCAAAATTATTTTCAGCAATAGTGACTGCCGTAGCACCATCCATGCAGTTACTAGTATCAATAATATCACTTTCAGGTAAGTTTTCTTCACCATCACATTCTGATGCATTTACACATGGCtcaagtttatttaaaacaacaACAGGTGCTTTGTGAAACACATCTGGATACTGATCTAAAATATCATTTCCTACAGAGACACTAACCATGACATCCTTAACAGAATTTCTAACTGAAATAGCTCCACCGTCTACATGTTCTGTTTCTTCTGATATTCCATCATCATTGCTGTGAAAGTTGAAGCTACATTCCCCATCTGTGTGCTTTGTTTCCATAAATGTAGATGCAGGGCTCAAGTCTTTTACTATATCAATATCATTTTTAGATTTCTCATATATCTGATCACCAATAACATGATCCTTCAACGACAGACCTCCATTGCTCCTTTTGACATCAATTTCTTCCTGCTCTCTAACATGCTCCTGTTGTAGAAAGCTACTCTTTTTGTTACCAATACTTAATCCTGTCACAATCTTTGTTGAAGATTTACTATAATCCAGCACAGAACCAGGCGAGTGATGCATCTCTTTTGTGGTTATATAGCGTGGCTTCTGTGTACCAGCAAAATCACAGACTTTGCTGTACAATGCAGAGGAATTCCCTAATGCTTCCGGTGCTTCAAAATCCCTTTTTATGTTTCGTCTCATGACAAATTCGCTTAGGTATTCAGACTGTTGTGATATAACCTTATTGCTCCTCACCAAATCAAATGGTTGTGAGCTGAAGCCAGGTACCTTTGCTCCGTGTTCACTTTTATGCTGAACGTGGTAAAGTCGCTGATGCAAGTATTTTACATGCTTTTTGAAAATACTCCTAGCTGGTGTGGTAAAAGGACATTTGCTGCACACATATACACCTCCTGACTTACAGTGATTTAATAAATTTTCTAACGATACACCTTTCAAAGGTTTTTGGCTGGACTTGTTAATAACTGCATCATGAATATAAATTTGATGACCTTCAAGTTCATCCATTGATGCTGCCATGAAGTTGCACTTATCACAGCAATAGTACCTTTTGTCCTTTTCATGTGTCTTAGCGTGCTGCACAAATGTTTTAGGACAgtttgttccaaatatacactgCGGACACTGCAATTTTGCATTCCGGCCTTCATCCTGAAATGTGCGGAGCTCACGGATCTCCTCCATCAACCTCTCTCTTTTTTCTTGATGAAGGCTCCTGTGCTTTTGGAGTGGTGCACGGTCACGAAATGCAATTCCACATTCTTTACATATATATGGTCTTGGCAGATTTGTTTTACTGTGTCCTTCTAAATGATAAATCATGTGCCTTTGcaaatgttttttctctctaAAATTCACATTGCATTTTGTGCAGGGGTAAAATGATGGTTCTGCCTCAGTATCATCATCTGATGGTGATTCAGATCCAGTTTGTATATCATCTATCTGTATAGCACTGCCTGGTGGAAAAACTGTTGAAACAAACGGTGAAGCTTCTTCGACATAAGTCGTTGTAGGCGCACTTGTTCGAGCTGTTTCTAAGTTTTTGACTGGAAGCTTATAATCACTAAAGATCAACTGTTTAATTGCTTCTACTGTTTCTTTGGGAAGATTTGATCCAGTCTCACCAACAAGGTTCTTTTTTGCAGGCAAGTATTTTGGTTTGACAATGGAAACTTTAGTATTTTCCATCCCCTCTAGAGTACCAGCAGAGTTTTTCGGTGCTAGGTGTGCATCTGTGTTTTCTAATTCAGAGAAATCTACCATCTGAACAATGTCCATTTTTCGTTTTCTTTTTCTTCCAAAGGGTAAATTTGGTTGGACTTGGGAACTTCTATCAATTTGAACAATCCGATCATCATCCTTTTCTTTTGTTAGCAAAAACTGCATGAACTCTTTTTCAGGGTCCCAGTTTAAGCCATCATTTAAAGTTTCTGATTCACCTCCACGAATTTCAGAAGAACTTAAACTTCTTTTTCCCTTTATCTGTCCTCTATTATCTTTTGTATTTTCATTTTCTGCACCATATAACAGCTGGCTTGTAGAAGCACCATTTGACTGGGCTATAGATTTGTGATCCACTATTGGCAATGAACTCAGCATTTTAGGTTGTGTATTAACTTGGCCCTGGAAAGGCACTAAATTGGGAACCAGTAACAGAACTGGGGCTGGTGCTAAGGTCTGAACTTTAGTTGAAGTACCAGACAATTTCGGAACCTGAACGGATTGAACAAAGCGAGACGATGAGCTAGAAGCTGCAACTGACTGGCACAGGGATTGAGAAATACTTAAAGAAACATCAGGCTGTTTTGCAACGGAAGATTTAGTTGTAGAGAGTTGTAGAACTGGGTCCCTCACAGCAGTTCCTATAGGCAAGGTAAGTTTTGCATTTGAAACAGTAGGAGCACCGCTTTGTATAAATGTAGTCTGCTGGGCTCCACTTAAGGCTTTTACAGGACTATCCCTGGACAGATGTTTAGATAAGCTTAAAGTATTGCTTTTTGGAACTGACATTTGATTCCCACTTAAGGTTTGAGGTATACTGGAAGTAACAGTGGTTGATGAGATCTTTTTCTCATCTTCAAATTCTCCTTTAGCACCAAGGGAATTAATATGGGTCTTCCCATTATCAGCATTATTCAGCTTAGATTCAGAGCCTCCAATTATGCTCATCCTGCAAGTCAGAAAGAGAAACAAGTTACTACCAAAAGACAATATAAACCCAATCTTTTAACTATTAATATTCATAACAACGATTCTCTTGAAATTCAATGATCATTGGAAattagtatggcaactgctggTGTAGAACAATAAAGCTATCAGTTTATTAGCAATAAAATAATAGCCTTACAGGCAGGTTGTAAAGTTACAGAATTGTAGAGACTCAAGGCAAGCTCTTTATAGAAGGATACAATAAAACATTAACAATGCAGAGTTCCAAGACAAGATGTACAGCCTAAAGGCTTTGGCTTTACTTGGTACACAAATCCACACCATAAATTTAAATGTCAACTAAAATACTATAAGAGCTgattaaattttattaaattccaATTTAGTATTTCTATATGCATCTAAAAGGAGTTACCATAATTGAATTGTTCAAAAATGATAAGCAATGACATGAAGAAATTTCTATCTAGATTTCTATTTTCATGAATCCTATATGtacagaaatgaaataaaagtgAGGCAAGTTATGAAACAAATTTAACCTTTAGAGCTCCATGGTTTTCAAATTACTATTCAAAATCTCCAGAACACACACAATTATATTATTCAAACACAGCTCAATGGAATACTTAAAACAGTTAATTTTATTATATTTACAATATCTTTCCATTAGATTAACTGCATGACTGAAATGATTGTAAAAACCTTAAACAATTTTGAATTTAAGGTGCTACTGCTTCATCAACCAGGAGATTAGTGGTTTCAACATCTATTACATCTACATCTTGTCTGTTGCTGAAGAAAAACGATTCCTGCTGTCTTTCTCAAATACTGGGAACTTTAATTATGTGTGAAGAATCAAGATTCCACACATTTTAGTTACAACCTTCCTGTTTCCCCTTCAAAACTCTCAGCTGCTGCTAAAATTGACCAATTTCCATGGGAACAAAATACACTTCCAATGAGATCATATTCAATGTTATCACTCTAAAATGGTGCTAAAACAGTTCCCAGCATGAGTCTGTGTGTTAAATACGCAGCAGAAGCTAAGGGGTGGGCACGTACAAACAGGTGCTAAGAATCACGACTGAAAATGTCAATGAATAGGAAAACAAGCCTGGAAATGCTATAATGTTTGTCTCATTTACCTTAACTGATTTTAATCAATATGAGCAACCTGTACAGAACAAGTGCTGTAAAATTAATTGCTGTGACAGTGAGCACTGGGAGTTTTATAACACATCCTTCCTTCCAAAAGCTCTCATTTAATTTgtaatcaaacagaaaaaaataacaagCATTTAAAACCAGCTGCAACACTCAGAAATGGTGAAAGCTTTAATTTCAAATGACTCTGGTGTCCAAGATCCATAGCCAAATGTATGCTCAGTTAATTTAATATGCTGTACCTGTACTAGCTTTTCACAACAGGAAGCGACGTTGCTAACGAAGTGGTAAATTCAGTGTTAATGAGTGGTGGCTTCACTGTTACCACCTCAGAGGTAAAACCTTCCGTGCTCCATATTCTACCCATCTGTTCTGGTGTTAGGGGTTCAAAGAAAGAACAGACGCTTCCCATTTAAAGCAAACTTCAATGGTACCCACTGAACAGCAGGATAGCAAACCCTCATAATATCACGAATGGACTCAAATTGCAGTTCTCATTATTAGAATTATTAGATTAAGATCCCTCTCTACAAGTTCATTAGAGACagcacatccaaatcctttatctTCACATTCTTATGGGCTCATAAATCAatgcttaaaaataaaacatcagaTTAAATTTTGGAGGTCCAGCAAAATTcacaaaattaacaaaaaaaatgttcatcTATTCTTGTAGTGCAAGTCATTAAATGAACAAATTACGACACAGGACACTGTACAAAAAATAATTCCAAAGATAAGCATTGTACTTCAGCATGGAGTTtctaatagaatttttttttaatcctcaaGATGTAAAAGCTGTTGTTTTGTCACAATCCCATGAACATTGTAAATATTATATTGTGCAAttttatcctgttttttttttaaatgccagtATTCCAAATTCCCTTTAATACTGCATAGTATTAAAGCTTCCTTGAAAGTTAGAAATGTAATAATACAAAAATTGTGCTTGCAAGCAAAACATGTACATAAAGAATCAGGCATTTTCTTTCATTATGACAAGAGATCAAAATGAAGTTATCCTTATTGACTTTCCTTTAGAAATCTCAAATGTCAGTATTTTTGCAAACTATCAGCACTTGCTATAACACCCATATTGCACTACATCTTGAGGTTACTGCAGAAAAAATGAGGTGATAATTGCATATTAACATAATTATTCTGTAATCCCTTTGAGCAAGCTTCCTGGGTCATTTAGTAATACAGATTAAGTACAACCTTTCTGTCATCAGTACTATGCTGCCCACTTTTTGTTCTCTAACCATCATTTATGACGGAATACTCTTGTATTTTAAATCAATATTGTTTATTGAGAGACCATTTTCTAGACTAACAAAAGATCTAAAATTTTTGCATTAGAACAATGAAATTCATGTACAAAATATAATCAAGACTAAAGACAATAAATGTAAATACATGAACTTTCAACAAGTCAATATAGCAGATAATTGGCAAATCAtcagaattcaaattttaaatatatgtttaaaaatattcagattaAGCTGCACACTGCAATGTTCATTGAGTTGCGTTCATGACAAAACAACTTTTAGTTTGAGAATGAAAAAAGTTATTAGGAAGCTACATGATAATAAGGCACAAATGCTCATCTTATCCGGTGATCATTAAATCTACACTTGTTCTGAAAAATGCTCCAACCTCCTATTCTAATTCCCTGAAAAACACCAAGACATTGTGGAAACAAAGTACAATTAACTATCAGAAAAGTCTTTGTAACAATTTGATTTGGATTCTCATGTATGCATGGCTCAGACTGAAACTGAGGATTAATTCAGACATTGTGGTCCCTGAAGCTAGTATTTCTTTCTTCCTGCTTCTCTTTCCACCAGTCTTCACCAAAATAACAGCATGATATTTGTAAAGCATAAATTATCAAACTGACATGACTATGAACAGTACATTGCAGCTGGTGTCTCAAAGAGCCAATGAGGTGAAGAATGGGTCCCATCTATGCACAGCAAAAACAAACTGCCTCAAGCTGAACTAGATAATCAGGCAAATATGCTAAGTTGGAAGACTCTTCAATTAATTACAAGATGAGAAAAGATTAAACTGAATTCTTCTACTGCTGAAAAGGATAATTAAAGAAAACCATAATATAAGCAGCAATGAGGGAGGCAAACGAGGACAACAGGAAAACTAAAAGGAGTGAAGAAAGACTGGTAGTAAACATTAAGTGAAATAACAAGGGATTCTAAAAGAAATTTCCTGTGAAGTTTCTTCCTAAAACAGAAGTCAAAGCAGGCACAGACCTCTGCTCAGAACAAGATATCCTTGAAAGTGAAATAACGGCAAGTATCTCAGTTcagatttttgtttcagaaaaagGTGAAGGAAAAAGGGCAGGATCATCCATGGAGAGCACAGAAGAGCCACAGAACAAGCTTTCAATCGGAAAAAGGAATAGACAAACTTCTTTCAACTAAAATTCAGAAAGGCACATATTAGAggcggcatggtgacacagtggttagcgctgctgcctcacagcaccagagacccgggttcaattcccacctcaggcaaactgtgtggagtttgcacattctctcagtgtctgtgtgggtttcctccgggggctccagtttcctcccacagtccaaaaaatgtgtaggttaggtgaattggccattctaaattgcccgtagtgttaggtgaaggggtaatataggggaatgggtctgggtgggttgtgcgtcagtatggacttgttgggccgaagggcctatttccacactgtaattcatctaatctaatctaatctagaggcaATATGCACCTGGAATACTGAAGGTTGAGAGCATCAACACTGGTAAGATAACACAACTCAAATGGACCATGAGAATCACAATGTCCAGTTAAACTACACCCACTGCTTCTGATGTCAATTCTGTACTGCCTGCTCCTTGCCACAATTATAGTATGCAAGCACATCTAATTTCATAATTGTTTGGGTACATTTCTCAGTAGGGAGTCTAACGTTGAAAAAGAAAAGCTAGCTTGTACCACTTAAACCTAGACTGCATTTCTTAAAGGTGTGGTACTTATGGTTGGAGCAGGAGATAGGAGTCAATCTTTAACTGACTCTGATCTGGAACTGACACATCATGAAAATATGCCATGTAGGTAGTTGCAatagcctagtggcattattgctggaccactaatccagagacccacgtaAAGTTCTGGGGATAGGGGTTCAAATCTCgccacagcaaatggtgaaattcaaattcaataaatatttggaattaaaagtctaataatgactaTGAAAACACAGTCAATTGTTcgaaaaatccatctagttcagtaacatcctttagggaaggaaactgccattcttacctgatctggtcgacatatgactccagactgacaTGTGTTTGACCcactgggtaattagggataggcaataaatgccagaaaCAATGAAGAGACAGTGTTAGGTAGATCTTTGAACTACAATATGCCAGTACTGGCGTCAAATAAGAATTATGTGCTAACTAACATCATGATTTGCACACTCTGAACACTTGAGATGGACATTAAGTACAAATTTACTAATAGCACACaaatatggcatctgacatgatTTACAATCGAATAAACATTTGCCATTTAGGACCTCGGATGTTGCTCATTATATCCAAATAATGCCACAATGGATTACAATTTTGCAGTTCAAAGTTTTTGTCTGGCcctgaccagcagtgttccacagagatcggtgttgggtctactattgtttgtcatttatataaacaacttggatgaggatataggaagatggttagtaagttttcggATGACACAGAGattggggaaatgaagaaggttatttaacagcacaacagaatcttgatcaactaggcagatgggagtttggattagtggtgatggaagagcacagcagttcaggcagcatccaaggagcttcgaaatcgacatttcgggcaaaagcccttcatcaggaatgatctagataaatgagaggtgttgcattttgataagatgaACAAAGGCAGGATttaacagttaatggtagggccttggaaagtgatgtcgaacagagagactgaggggttcaggtgcattgtccttgaaagtggcgtcacaggtagacagggtagtgaaggtggcCTTTTGCATGATTTTGGTCAAAGCACTGAATATAGGGGTTgtgatatcatgttgcagctctcCAGGATGCTGAAGAGCATAATTCTGCTCACCCTGCtctaggaaagatattattaaactggaaggagtgcagaaaagatttacaaagatgttaccaggactgcAGGGTATGAGTTAgaaggcgaaagtgaagactgcagatgcgggagattagagtggtgctggaaaagcatagcaggtcaggcaactcgacgtttcaggcaggagcccttcatcaggtatgagtTATAAGGTTAGGACTCTTAACCTGGGAATGTAGGAGgcagagggatgaccttatcgaggtttataaaatcatgaggggcatagataaagtgaatagcaaaggtcctaTGCGTGGAAAATTctttatgcaaagggtggtgggtggcTGGAACCCATTGCttgcagaggtggtagaggctggcatgatagcatcatttaagatgtatctagacagatacatgaatgggcagggagcagaacgatacagatccttagaaaataggcggcaggtttagtTAGGAGATCTGGATTTTACAAGCTTGGAaggccaaggggtctgtttctgtgctgtaatttcttttgttctttgtcttTTCCATAGGTCAGGGtggttcaaaactagagggaatagctttaaggcgagaggagaaagatttaaaagggatttgaagggcaacgttttcacaagggtggttcatatgtggaatgaactgccaaaggaagtggtagatacaggtagttataacatttaaaaaacatttggacaggcacatggataggaaaggtttggatggatgtgggccaaaaacagacaaatgggactagtttagtatgggaaacctgttggcatggacaagtcggaccaaagggtctgcttctgtgctgtatcactcgGAGGTCACAAACGAGGAACTTACAAGACTGTTCATTTTACTCAAACCTCTAACTAAACCTCCAAGGTAAGATCTTCTGTATTTACAGAACTGTGTAATATCCATGGTCAATGCACAGCATCTTAATGCAGTAGTTTAGCTCTAAAAGGTCTCAAGGGATCACATGAAATTCAggaagagctagccatttggatacaaaattggctggaaggtaggtgacagagggtggcagtggaatgttgcttttcagactggaggactgtgaccagcggagtgccataAAGATTGATgttgggtcctctgctttttgtcatttatataaattatttggataagaatgtaagaggtatggttaatacgtttgcaggtgacaccaaaattggtggtgctaTGGACTGTGAACaaagttatctcagaatacagAGAAATCTTAATTAGATGGGCTGATGGagcgaggagtggcagatgggagtttaatttaaataaaggggTGGggtactacattttggaaaggcaaatcagggcaggacttatacacttaatggtcaggttctggggagcgttgctgatcAAACAGATCTTGGGGTACATGTTCGTAGTTTCTTCAAAAGtaatgaaggcagcatttggtatgcttgtctttattggtcagtgattTGAGTATAGAGGTTGTGATATTATGTTGTGGctctagaggacattggttaggtcacttttgaaatattgcattcaattctgctctcctcgCTATTGAAAAGTtgttgttgaacttgaaaggattcagaaaagatttacaaggatgttacctggacttttggtggttgggggggggttgagttatagggagaggctgaatagctggggtgtttttccctggagtgtcagaggctgaggggtgcttttataaaccttataaaatcacaaagggcatgaagtctttttcccaggtaggcaaatccaaaactagagggcataggtttaaggtgagaggggcaagtttaaaaagggcctgaggggcaaatgtttcatgcagagggtagtgcatgtatgaaatgagaaGCCAAAGGAATTGGaggcagctggtacaattacaacatttaaaaaacatctggatgggtatacaaataggaagagttgaaagggatatgggccaaatgctggcaaatgggactaggttaattttggatacctggtcaacatggacgagttggaccaaagtttcTATGACTCCAAGTGTCTCCAGAAAGGGTCAAATTAATCATTTTTCAAGTGCTCTTTTAGATTCCCTCAAGGGCTACTTTTCAATTTATGGGGACTATTCTTTAGTTTTCGGTTATCTTAAAACTTCAAGGTGACACTATGAATAAGGATAATTTAGTACCTTGTGGgaaggtactaaattgggggCAGGATGAATTAAGTCAGCATTAGGCAGAAGCTAGGAAGTGTTAATTGGGGGAAGCTGTTATCGGGCAAGTTGTTTACAAACTTATCGATCAAAGTTCGGAATGTCATGTTCCAGTAAAAAAGGAAGGACAAAGATGGCATGGTGAGGGACTCTTGGATAATAAGGGTGGTCATGAATTTAGTTAAAGGAAAAAAGCATTCGTAAAGTTTAGAAAGCTAAAGTTGGACAGGGTCCcggaggaatataaagaaagcaataaagaactcaagcagggaattaggagagcaagaagggccCATGAAATGACCTTTATAACCCGGGTTCAGATCCCGCCTCGGGCAacgatctgtgtggagtttgcacattctcccagtgtctgcgcgggtttcctctgggttctccggtttcctcccacggtctaaagatgtgcaggttaggtgaattggccgtgctaaattgcccatagtgttaggtgaaggggtaaatgtaggggaaggggtctgggtaggttgctcttcggagggtcggtgcggacttgttgggccgaagggcctgtttccacactaagtaatctcatctaatctaaaaaaaaggttaaaGAGAAACCTAAGGTGCTCTgtacatacattaaaaacatgATGATAAAGTAGGGAGGAGGTAGGATCACTCAtgaataaaggagggaacttgtgcttggaggcagaggagtaAGCAAGATCCTAAAACGAGTACTTTGCACTGGTATTCATTCAGGTGAAAGATTATTGTTTTTTTAATTAAcatctgctggtttttaaaggcttcccaatcctctagcttcccactaaTCTCCACACTGAATGGTTTTCTCTTGGGTTTATGCTGTCCATGACTTCTCTGGTCAGCCATGGCTGCCTCATTCTCTCCTTACGATGTtctttcttccttgggatgaatttctgctctgccttcaaaattatccccagaaacacctgctattgctgctccaccatcttccttgCTGGCTCCCCTTCTAATCAACTCTCACCAGGTCCTCACTCAGgtttttgtagttacctttattctgttgtaataccgttacatctgatttcagcttctccccctcaaactgcagggtgaattctggTCACTGTCCCCTAGGGATTCCTTTACCTTCAGTGCCCTAATGACGTCTACCTCATTACTCATCGCCAAATTCAGAATTGCCTGCTCCCTACtaggctctaccacaagctgctccaaaaaagtCTTGTGGGCATTtcacaatttttgttttctttgagacctgctaccaatctgattttcttAGTCAATCTGCATATTGAAGCcctcccatgattattgtaatagtgcctttctgaCCTGCCATTTCTatgtcctgatttattttcttctctacATTCTCACTACTGCtcggaggcctgtacataactcccatcagggtcttttttcctTTGCTGCTCCTCAAATCTTACCCACATagattctacaccttccaacTCTGTCACTTCTTACTAcggatttaatttaatttcttactaacaaggcaacccttcCCCGCGCCTGTCCTTTCGATAGGACGTGTATCTTTGGTTATTTAGTTCTCAACTCTGATTCCTTTGCAGCCACGTCTTGTTGATACCTACAGCATCATACCACCCCCATTCGTATGAATGCAAGACAGAAACTTCCTGTCTCCTTTTAGAAATTTTTAAATGTCATATAATTATAATGACGAGCTCACTGTATGCTATATAGCCACTGATTCTGGCACTGAGTGGGTGAAGCACAGGCACAGGCCTGAGCTCCATCTCTGTTCAAATAGTCCATTCCTCAAATCCCTGTTCTGATATTGCCATGTTTTAAGATCCACCTGTTTAGCCAAGTTTTTGGTTGCTGTGCATCTCATATTCTTTTACCTTGATTTACATGTTTGTCTGATCACATTGTGGAAAGCATCTTTGGATGCTCTTCATTAAATTTGTAAGTGATTCTGTTATAGGGTTGTTATTGGTGGGGAGGGTAATAATATTGCACTGTTAAATCACAATTTTATGTTCAGCAACTGTAATAAAGCAGTTTTCCCAATTCAGAT
The Chiloscyllium plagiosum isolate BGI_BamShark_2017 chromosome 11, ASM401019v2, whole genome shotgun sequence DNA segment above includes these coding regions:
- the znf644b gene encoding zinc finger protein 644 isoform X2; translation: MMSIIGGSESKLNNADNGKTHINSLGAKGEFEDEKKISSTTVTSSIPQTLSGNQMSVPKSNTLSLSKHLSRDSPVKALSGAQQTTFIQSGAPTVSNAKLTLPIGTAVRDPVLQLSTTKSSVAKQPDVSLSISQSLCQSVAASSSSSRFVQSVQVPKLSGTSTKVQTLAPAPVLLLVPNLVPFQGQVNTQPKMLSSLPIVDHKSIAQSNGASTSQLLYGAENENTKDNRGQIKGKRSLSSSEIRGGESETLNDGLNWDPEKEFMQFLLTKEKDDDRIVQIDRSSQVQPNLPFGRKRKRKMDIVQMVDFSELENTDAHLAPKNSAGTLEGMENTKVSIVKPKYLPAKKNLVGETGSNLPKETVEAIKQLIFSDYKLPVKNLETARTSAPTTTYVEEASPFVSTVFPPGSAIQIDDIQTGSESPSDDDTEAEPSFYPCTKCNVNFREKKHLQRHMIYHLEGHSKTNLPRPYICKECGIAFRDRAPLQKHRSLHQEKRERLMEEIRELRTFQDEGRNAKLQCPQCIFGTNCPKTFVQHAKTHEKDKRYYCCDKCNFMAASMDELEGHQIYIHDAVINKSSQKPLKGVSLENLLNHCKSGGVYVCSKCPFTTPARSIFKKHVKYLHQRLYHVQHKSEHGAKVPGFSSQPFDLVRSNKVISQQSEYLSEFVMRRNIKRDFEAPEALGNSSALYSKVCDFAGTQKPRYITTKEMHHSPGSVLDYSKSSTKIVTGLSIGNKKSSFLQQEHVREQEEIDVKRSNGGLSLKDHVIGDQIYEKSKNDIDIVKDLSPASTFMETKHTDGECSFNFHSNDDGISEETEHVDGGAISVRNSVKDVMVSVSVGNDILDQYPDVFHKAPVVVLNKLEPCVNASECDGEENLPESDIIDTSNCMDGATAVTIAENNFDIGDKQTHYFSTEVQIIDENGIDDFDTYDESDDDDDFDDFDTSIHDYGNNDYGNQSLYSTEYQDPSHDHFVNEDFHFNSDARCIDVMDPVLYQRDAPLNITYNWTDFHTEKRPCPYCPAVFDTGVGLSNHVRGHLYRVGLTYDARHLVPPEQIASSDKRRRIKKNDGPVRRIKKEVKSGSSTENTCPLCGGWFDTKVGLSNHVRGHLKRLGKTELEAHKSPLSILTEMMQNEAEAENIAKLLSSKQFRYKPFVSQKFASSDGLFLAPNGITIKLQQNELKTKSFPSPQSDLHDLSDLQPKKLNETDEQSSSLMQILKNKFGEETSSLIKSQPGRIYAQTAKKRLPNHRRPFQLQFGSSLLQPSTSSQQVTSADIAYQTGHPVKLRTCVHCHATFTSAVSLANHLRVYARRKQAGDLTGTPFDCKQKRSRSRSGTKKKSSLFVPSLDDAYVLKCRFCDLVFRGPLSVQEDWIKHLQRHVVNANLPRTGAGMVEISLPSKENFPVTESSFSLLMAQAAS